The Mucilaginibacter mallensis genome has a segment encoding these proteins:
- a CDS encoding thiamine phosphate synthase, which produces MIDKLHYISQQAENGSHLTAIQQALEAGCKWIQLRVKNQPANVILEYAITTNKLCKLHGAKLIVDDHPEIALAAGAYGVHLGLQDMPIAEARRIVGDKMIIGGTANTFQHIQQRVDEGVNYIGCGPYRFTTTKEKLSPIVGLSGYEKLAEQMVAANIKIPVIAIGGILYEDVAAIMQTGLYGVAISGAITFSDNREQIVKQIYQQVNTSALTQVI; this is translated from the coding sequence ATGATTGATAAACTACACTATATATCACAACAAGCTGAAAACGGATCACATCTAACCGCTATTCAGCAAGCATTAGAGGCGGGCTGCAAATGGATACAGCTCCGGGTAAAGAACCAGCCAGCCAATGTGATCCTGGAATATGCCATAACGACCAATAAATTGTGCAAGCTACATGGTGCTAAACTAATTGTTGATGATCATCCTGAAATAGCATTAGCGGCTGGAGCCTATGGTGTACACCTGGGTTTGCAGGATATGCCTATAGCTGAGGCAAGGCGAATTGTTGGCGATAAAATGATCATCGGTGGTACGGCAAATACCTTTCAGCATATACAGCAAAGGGTAGATGAAGGGGTTAACTATATAGGCTGCGGCCCTTACAGGTTTACAACAACTAAAGAAAAGCTAAGTCCGATTGTGGGTTTAAGCGGATATGAAAAGCTTGCTGAGCAAATGGTTGCTGCCAATATTAAAATACCTGTTATTGCTATTGGCGGTATTTTATATGAAGATGTTGCTGCAATAATGCAAACCGGGCTTTATGGCGTGGCTATATCGGGCGCTATCACCTTTTCGGATAACCGTGAGCAAATTGTAAAACAAATTTATCAGCAAGTAAACACATCAGCCTTAACGCAGGTTATTTAA
- the thiH gene encoding 2-iminoacetate synthase ThiH, with translation MNSFTDIFKSFDWDETKAGIYAKTGQDVEQALAANKRTLEDFKALISPAAAPYLEQMAGISQQLTLKRFGKVIQMYVPLYLSNECKNICTYCGFSYDNKVKRKTLAPMEIMQEIAVIKDMGYDHVLLVTGEDNETVNVAYFRKVLDLIRPHFAHISMEVQPLDLEDYRQLTPYGLNTVLVYQETYHQEDYKKHHPKGKKSNFQYRLETPDRLGQAGIHKMGLGVLIGLEDWRTDCFFTAVHLNYLEKNYWQSKYSLSFPRLRPFSGGLEPKVEMSDRELVQLICAYRIFNEEVELSMSTRESENFRNNIIKLGITSISAGSKTNPGGYAVEPESLEQFEISDERSPGEIAQVIRSQGYEPVWKDWDNSLAQ, from the coding sequence ATGAATAGTTTTACCGATATTTTTAAATCATTTGATTGGGATGAAACCAAAGCGGGTATCTATGCCAAAACAGGGCAGGATGTAGAACAGGCATTGGCTGCTAACAAACGTACACTGGAAGACTTTAAAGCCCTGATATCACCTGCTGCAGCACCATACCTGGAGCAAATGGCAGGTATCAGTCAGCAATTAACGCTGAAGCGCTTTGGCAAAGTAATACAAATGTATGTGCCGCTTTATCTCTCAAACGAGTGTAAGAATATTTGCACCTATTGCGGTTTTAGCTATGATAACAAGGTGAAGCGAAAAACGCTTGCGCCCATGGAGATCATGCAGGAAATTGCCGTTATTAAGGATATGGGATATGACCATGTGTTGTTGGTTACCGGAGAAGATAACGAAACCGTTAATGTAGCATATTTTAGAAAAGTGCTCGACCTGATCCGACCGCATTTCGCGCATATCTCGATGGAGGTTCAGCCGCTGGACCTGGAAGATTACCGGCAATTAACACCTTACGGTTTAAATACAGTACTGGTTTATCAGGAAACCTACCATCAGGAAGATTATAAAAAACACCATCCAAAAGGGAAAAAATCAAATTTTCAATACCGGTTGGAGACACCAGACCGCCTGGGGCAGGCAGGTATTCATAAAATGGGTTTGGGGGTTTTGATAGGATTGGAAGACTGGCGAACTGATTGTTTTTTTACGGCAGTCCACCTGAATTACCTGGAGAAAAATTACTGGCAAAGTAAATATAGCCTCTCTTTCCCTCGATTAAGACCATTTAGCGGAGGTTTAGAACCAAAGGTAGAAATGAGCGACCGGGAACTGGTGCAATTGATCTGCGCTTACAGAATCTTTAACGAAGAGGTAGAGCTCTCGATGTCGACACGGGAATCTGAGAACTTTCGGAACAATATTATTAAATTAGGTATAACCTCCATCAGCGCCGGATCAAAAACCAACCCTGGCGGATATGCGGTTGAACCTGAATCGCTTGAACAGTTTGAGATCAGCGATGAGCGCAGCCCGGGAGAAATTGCCCAGGTGATCAGATCACAAGGCTACGAGCCTGTTTGGAAAGATTGGGATAACAGTTTAGCACAATAA
- a CDS encoding thiazole synthase: MLKIADKIFNSRLFTGTGKFSSSVLMEEALLASGSELVTVALKRVDLKNNDQDDLLIRLKYPHINLLPNTSGVRTAKEAVFAAQLAREALETNWIKLEIHPDPKYLMPDPIETLKATEELAKLGFIVLPYIHADPVLCKRLEDAGTSAVMPLGSPIGSNKGLKTIDFLEIIISQSNVPVIVDAGIGSPSDAAWAMEIGADAVLVNTAIAVSGNPAQMAAAFKMAVEAGRMAFEAKLALPVTHAVASSPLTSFLDE; encoded by the coding sequence ATGTTAAAAATAGCCGACAAGATCTTTAATTCCCGTTTGTTTACCGGTACCGGTAAATTCAGTTCTTCTGTTTTGATGGAAGAAGCGCTATTGGCTTCAGGATCAGAACTGGTAACCGTTGCATTAAAACGTGTGGATCTAAAAAATAACGATCAGGATGATCTGCTGATCCGCTTGAAATATCCGCATATTAACCTATTGCCCAATACATCAGGTGTGAGAACAGCTAAAGAAGCTGTATTTGCGGCGCAACTGGCAAGAGAAGCCTTAGAAACCAATTGGATCAAGTTGGAGATACACCCCGATCCTAAGTATTTAATGCCTGATCCTATTGAAACACTAAAAGCTACAGAAGAGCTCGCAAAATTGGGTTTTATTGTATTACCTTATATCCATGCTGACCCGGTATTATGTAAGCGACTGGAAGATGCAGGCACCTCGGCAGTAATGCCCTTAGGATCGCCGATAGGCAGTAATAAAGGATTAAAAACTATAGATTTTTTAGAGATCATCATCAGCCAGAGTAATGTCCCTGTAATTGTCGACGCAGGCATAGGTTCGCCATCTGATGCTGCCTGGGCCATGGAAATTGGCGCGGATGCGGTGCTGGTGAATACCGCTATTGCTGTTTCAGGCAATCCGGCACAAATGGCAGCAGCATTTAAAATGGCTGTAGAAGCAGGCCGTATGGCTTTTGAAGCTAAACTGGCTTTACCGGTAACCCATGCTGTAGCAAGCAGCCCCCTAACCTCGTTTTTAGATGAATAG
- a CDS encoding thiamine phosphate synthase → MELIVISNSGPIADESIIVNNLFQSGLKYFHIRKPESDIQTVRELINGIAPRYYGRISLHQFHEIGPEYGIKRLHYTELARIRLNQQQLQSKVDDGFILSTSIHDISILPVLTHFDYAFYGPVFNSISKPGYQSKLPADFKLDKTNIKTKVIALGGVEACNLIRIKNMGFDGAAVLGMLWNEPHKAPEGFRQLKEACLFNYNNTPIQ, encoded by the coding sequence ATGGAACTGATCGTTATTTCAAATTCGGGCCCTATTGCCGATGAAAGTATCATTGTCAACAACCTGTTTCAATCGGGGTTGAAATACTTCCATATCCGCAAGCCTGAAAGCGACATTCAAACGGTAAGGGAACTGATCAACGGGATAGCACCGCGATATTATGGTCGTATTTCGCTGCATCAATTCCATGAAATAGGGCCTGAGTATGGTATCAAAAGATTGCATTATACAGAATTGGCCCGTATCCGATTAAACCAACAGCAATTGCAATCAAAGGTGGATGATGGGTTTATTTTAAGTACTTCAATCCATGATATTTCAATATTACCGGTATTAACACACTTTGATTATGCTTTTTATGGGCCCGTATTTAATAGTATATCCAAGCCTGGTTATCAAAGTAAACTACCTGCAGATTTTAAGCTGGATAAAACAAATATTAAAACTAAGGTGATTGCTTTAGGCGGCGTGGAAGCATGCAATTTGATAAGGATAAAAAATATGGGATTTGATGGCGCAGCCGTGCTGGGTATGCTTTGGAATGAGCCACACAAGGCACCAGAGGGCTTTCGTCAGTTAAAAGAAGCGTGTCTGTTTAATTATAATAATACACCTATACAATGA
- the moeB gene encoding HesA/MoeB/ThiF family protein, giving the protein MLTTEELKRYSRQIILPEFGLTGQEKLKNARVLMIGAGGLGCPILQYLTAAGVGTIGIVDDDMADLSNLHRQILYSTADIGKYKAQVAKEKLGILNPHTNITAFIERFSASNAEQICKDYDLVIDGSDNFETRYLVNDTCVTLNKSLVFGSIFKFEGHVSVFNYQGGTNYRDVFPEAPPADEVPNCAEIGVLGILPGIIGTYMANEAIKIICGIGETLSGKLMTINALDNSTSIFKVGKPQKQAKAADNHITATATSNEITIAELKKWLSEVPGEIYLVDVRESYEFEDYNIGGINIPLYELQDHIAVLPSDKKLVFCCQSGQRSKMAIQLLKPLYKGKMYSLKNGGDGV; this is encoded by the coding sequence ATGTTAACAACTGAAGAATTAAAGCGGTATAGCAGGCAGATCATATTGCCTGAATTTGGTTTAACCGGGCAGGAAAAACTAAAGAACGCCAGAGTGCTGATGATTGGTGCCGGTGGTTTAGGTTGCCCCATATTGCAATACCTTACAGCAGCCGGTGTAGGCACCATAGGGATTGTTGACGATGATATGGCAGACCTGAGTAACCTGCACCGACAAATCTTATATTCCACAGCTGATATAGGTAAATATAAAGCTCAGGTAGCTAAGGAAAAGCTGGGTATACTCAATCCACATACTAATATAACTGCTTTTATTGAACGTTTCTCTGCAAGCAATGCCGAACAGATCTGTAAAGATTATGACCTGGTGATTGATGGGTCGGATAATTTTGAGACTCGCTATTTGGTAAATGATACCTGTGTGACTTTAAATAAGTCGCTTGTATTTGGCTCCATTTTCAAGTTTGAGGGTCATGTTTCCGTATTTAACTATCAGGGCGGCACCAATTACCGGGATGTATTTCCCGAAGCACCACCTGCCGATGAAGTGCCTAATTGTGCTGAGATTGGTGTGTTGGGTATATTACCTGGAATAATCGGTACCTATATGGCTAATGAAGCGATTAAGATTATTTGCGGTATTGGTGAAACCTTATCCGGTAAATTGATGACCATTAACGCGCTGGATAATTCGACCAGTATTTTTAAAGTTGGGAAACCGCAAAAACAAGCTAAAGCAGCAGACAACCATATAACAGCCACGGCCACCTCTAATGAAATAACAATTGCTGAACTAAAGAAATGGCTTTCTGAAGTTCCTGGTGAAATATATCTGGTAGATGTGCGTGAAAGTTATGAGTTTGAAGATTACAATATCGGCGGAATAAATATCCCTTTATATGAATTGCAGGATCATATCGCAGTCTTACCGAGCGATAAAAAGTTGGTATTCTGCTGTCAATCGGGTCAACGGAGTAAAATGGCTATCCAATTGCTAAAACCCTTATACAAGGGGAAAATGTACAGTTTAAAAAACGGGGGTGATGGAGTATGA